Genomic DNA from Bacteroidales bacterium:
AGTATTATTATTGATCCAAAACTTTTCTCAACTGGGAACCATGATATAACCTATACCTATACTGAAGATGGAACCACTTTGAGTACTACTGAAACCATTACTATTGTTCGTGTAAGTACAACCATTGATTTTGGTCCTCTTTCTGATAAATATTGTAAAAACAGTGAGCCCATTACTCTTGTTGGTGATTTACCAGTAGGTACTGGTCATTTCTCGTGTTCATCAACTGGTTTCTCAACAGTGGCTAATTCAAATTCGGCAACATTTTCACCATCTTCTGCTCCATTGAGCTCCACGATAACAATTTCATACTACTACGAGACTCCTGAGGGTTGCCAATCAACGCCCAAAGAACACACAACAATAGTTAATCCAGTACCAACACCAGATTTCACTATCAAAGACAACTACAATTTTGATGAAACTCCAATTTTCTTAAATCCTCCCGCCAATGGAAGTTACTCGGGTGAAATTATTTCAAGTAATACAATATTCCCTTTATATGCATCCAAAATTGGATTTGATATTCCAATAACCTACACACTAACTGAAAATGGTTGTTCTGGAAGCATAACTCATAACACAAAAGTATATAAAGCAAATGCAGGAATTAAGGTTGGTAGTGCAAATATGGCGGATAGTTATTGCTACAGCAATGAAGCCTTTGACATCTCATGCGACCCTGCAATTGGATATGATTTTGCTTTTACAAGTACTAAGAATGCTTTAACTCAAACCTCAGATCATATTGCTAATTATAGTATTAATAAAGCGGGTGCAGGAACAGATATAATTAAGTACAAATATTACATTGGTACCGGCATAAATAAAACTCCATACGAAATAGTAAAGAGTGTATTTATTGATTCCATTGGAATTGTCTCATTTGACTTGAGTAGCAATTATTGTAAGAATAATGCACCAGTGCAAGTATTAGGAACTCATAGAGTAATGAACGGTGAAAATACTTACTCAATTATTAGAAACAGAGTAAATAGTGTAAATCCTAACTCATTTATATTTAATCCTCTTTATGCTACCTTTACTCCAAGTATAGCCGATACTGGATCTTTCGAAATAACCTATACATTTACTTCAGACAAGGGCTGTATACAATCCATAACAAAGCAGACTTCCGTAAATTCTGTTCCTAAGGTTGAATTTTCTTTGGCTGCTTCTTGTCCTGGTATTAATAAAGATATAACTTTTAAAAATGAAACTGAAGATATACCCGGTTCAACAATAACATGGGACTGGAATTTTGAACCAGACAATGGATCAACACTAAAAGATCCAACATACAAGTATACCTTTGCAGGTTTAAAACCTGTTAAACTAGTCGCAACAACCGAAAAGGATTGCAAAGATGAACTAACTAATTACTTTACTGTAGGTGTAAGCGCAAAAGCCGATTTTAATTGGATTAATGATTGCTTAACTGGCGACTCCGTTAAATTTACAAATGTTTCATCTGGAGGTGAGATCAGCACTGCTACTTGGAAGTATAACAATACACAAATTTCAACCAATGTAGATTCTCTTAAATATTTATTTTCTGGACTAGGAAAGTATAACATGACCCTTGCCATTAGTACAAAAGATGGATGTATTGATTCTGTTAAAAAACAGGTTGTAATACAGCCTTATATCAAATTCCTTGACCTTCCACAGCATATTTACTCCGATAATTTTGAGTCGGGTACTCAGAACTGGAATGCAAAGAGTATTTTAGATGGAGGTAACTCCAGTTGGGTGTTTGGAATCCCAACTGGAACTGTGTTTAAAGCAGATGTTAGTTCAAATGCTTGGTATACAAATATTGGCTTTAGTACTCAGAAAGTTGAAAACTCACAGGTAATCAGCCCATGCTTCGATATGAGAGGCTTAACAAAACCAATGATAAAGATGAACATCTGGTCTGCTCCCGAAGCGGGTCGTGATGGTGCTGTGCTTCAGTACTCAACCGATGGTGGCACTACTTGGAAAACAAATAATAAGGATAATAATGTTGGTCAAGCAAACGAAGGTATAAATTGGTTTGATCCGGGTAATATCAGCAGTAAACCAGCTGGTCAGTCAACGGGCTGGAGTAGCACCGATACTCAAACTGGCTGGAAGAGCGCACGCCATAACCTAGATACGCTAAAGGGTTTATCTAATGTTCGATTCAGAATTGTTTATGCTAACGAAGCGAATAACATTAAACCATTTAACGGTTTTGCTTTCGATGATGTTTGGATCGGTGACAGGCAACAGCTGGTTCTAGACGAGTATTTTACCAATTCAACAGTATCCGCAGATACTTCAATAAACAATTATATCAAACAAATTGAAAAGTTTAAAAAAGAGGATATAATTCCAATTCATTATCATACCGGCAACCCAATAGGGGATGTTCTATTTAACTATTATTCTGCAGGCCCTTCATCAAGGTTATTCTACTATGGAGTTAGTCAAGTTCCCTATATATTTACCAACGGTATAACTTCATCGGAATTAGTCGATGCTTCAAGTAAATTGAAATACGAAAAATCAATCGATGTTGAAACTCTCAAAGATCCAATGATTTCTATTGGACTTAATGTAACTTCGAGTAATGTAAGCCTAGAATTAAAAGCCTTAAAGGATTTAACTGGAGATAATCTTGTTTTATACTGTGCAATTGTCAAGGATAGCATTTTGGATGGTAATGTATACTACTATAATGTGCTCCGCAAATTTATTCCAAATCCGGGAGGTATTTTAATATCAACAAGTGATTGGGTAAGTGGACAAACCATAAGCCAATCGATACCAGTAAATATTGATAATTCATCTTCTGAATTTATTAATGCAAGGGTAGTTGTGTTTGTTCAGAATAGCACTACTTTACAGGTTTATCAGGCTGCGTCATTCAAATTATCTGCCCTTACGGGTGATCATCCAATTGATATTAGCAATTTGGTTGATATTTACCCCAACCCGGTCAATGATTACCTAATTATTGAGAGTGAAACCAGTATCGATAGGTTAATGATCTTTGATATTGCTGGTAGGGTGGTAGGCAACTATACCCCAGCACAAACAAGATATAGCGTACCCGTCCAGAATATGGAAAGCGGTATTTATATCATAAAGGGTAATATCAAGAAGGGTCAGTTTATAAGGAAGTTTGTAAAGCAATAATAACTGAAAAGCCCCTTTCGGGGCTTTTTTATTGTCAAACAAAAGTTAAAACCTAATGTAATTTCATTCCAATTAAATGAATAAACTCCTCACGGGTTTTAATATCGGAAAGGAATATACCCGTAAATGCAGAGGTAGTTGTTACTGAATTTTGTTTTTGAACGCCTCTCATCTGCATGCACATGTGTGCTGCCTCAATAACCACTGCAACACCAATTGGGTTTAATGTATCCTGAATACAATCCCTTATCTGCATTGTAAGCCTTTCCTGAACCTGCAATCTTTGTGAAAACGCCTCAACAACACGAGCAATTTTACTTAAACCAGTGATGTACCCATTGGGTATATAGGCAACATGAGCTTTTCCATAAAATGGAATCATGTGATGCTCGCACATAGAGTAAAGATCAATGTCCTTAACAAGAACCATTTGAGGGTAATCCTCCTTAAATTTTGTTTTTTTAAGCATTTCATGAGGATCCGCATGATAACCTTGAGTAAGATATTGCAAGGATTTGGCAACGCGCAATGGCGTTTTTTGTAATCCTTCACGAGAAGGATCTTCTCCTAAGAGTTCAAGTATAGATTTATGGTGTTCTGCTAATTTTTTAGTGGTCTCTGGATTCCACTTCTCTATTTTGGAGTAACCATTATTTTCGAATTCATTCTCCTCGTCATCAAAAATTTCCATATAGATTCACTAATTTAATTTGAGTTACAAAGTAAGTGGATTTTTTGCTTTATAGTTTGAATAGCAATATTAATTAAACTTAAAGACTCTTAAAAATCAATATTATTTTGGATGTAAATAACTATTCACCAAAATATTCAACATAATTATTTTCTGTTTCCTGAATTTTTATACAGTGCAATTTTACGCCTAAATTTTCAATGGGTTGCATTAATACATCCCAAAATGCAACAGCGAGATTTTCAGTTGATGCAATTTTACCCCGCATAAAATCAACGTCAAGATTTATGTTTTTATGATCGATTTTATCAATTATTAGTTCTCTAATCAACTTGCTAACATTAGTTAGATTAGTCACATAACCAATCTTTTTATCAATATCACCCTTAACAGTTACAAAAAGTTCGAAATTGTGTCCATGCCAGTTTGGATGCGAACACTTACCATAAATTCTGTAATTTTCCTCATCGGATAGTTCTTCTCGAAACAGCCTATGTGCAGCATTAAATCTTTCCCTTCGGGTGATATAAGAAATTGGCATAGCTAATGATTTGATAGGCTATAAAGTTAAAAAACTATATCTTTCGGAATGAAATTATAGCCCTAATTAATTTTAATTACTTTGAAAGACCATATTAAAAAAGGTTTAAAATGAACATACTTATTGTTTCAGCTACAGCAAAAGAGAATGGTTTAGCGACGGGGCTTGATGTAAAAAAAGGTATTCCTATAAGAGTAAAAGAGCCATTTAATCATGATGTTGATGTTTTGGTCACGGGTGTTGGTGCTGTTCCAACAACTTTTTTTTTAACAAAAGTGGTGGAAAATTATCAACTTGTTATAAATATAGGAATTGCAGGTTCATACAATCCCATTTATTCCATAGGTTCTGTTGTTTGTATTAATGAGGATACTTTTGGTGATTATGGAATTGACGACAGGGGCGTTTTCAAGTCGTTATGTGATGTGAATATTAATGCAAAAGATGAGTTTCCATTTTTGGGTGATACGTTAAATAATCCATGGCTA
This window encodes:
- the folE gene encoding GTP cyclohydrolase I FolE — its product is MEIFDDEENEFENNGYSKIEKWNPETTKKLAEHHKSILELLGEDPSREGLQKTPLRVAKSLQYLTQGYHADPHEMLKKTKFKEDYPQMVLVKDIDLYSMCEHHMIPFYGKAHVAYIPNGYITGLSKIARVVEAFSQRLQVQERLTMQIRDCIQDTLNPIGVAVVIEAAHMCMQMRGVQKQNSVTTTSAFTGIFLSDIKTREEFIHLIGMKLH
- a CDS encoding 6-carboxytetrahydropterin synthase, with protein sequence MSYITRRERFNAAHRLFREELSDEENYRIYGKCSHPNWHGHNFELFVTVKGDIDKKIGYVTNLTNVSKLIRELIIDKIDHKNINLDVDFMRGKIASTENLAVAFWDVLMQPIENLGVKLHCIKIQETENNYVEYFGE
- the mqnB gene encoding futalosine hydrolase, translating into MNILIVSATAKENGLATGLDVKKGIPIRVKEPFNHDVDVLVTGVGAVPTTFFLTKVVENYQLVINIGIAGSYNPIYSIGSVVCINEDTFGDYGIDDRGVFKSLCDVNINAKDEFPFLGDTLNNPWLKNALFEIKLPLVKGVTLSTASGSEEIIRKIKERWNADVETMESASVFYVCRLMDIKFVCLRSISNMVEPRDRSKWDFKNSINNLTHEVRRLINSITSDC